gagagtacatacatacatacatacatacatacatacatatatacatatatatatatatacaaatatacatacacatatatatatatatatatatatatatatatatatatatatatacttatatataaataaatatatatatatatatatgtatatatatatatatataatatatatatcttatctacatatatatatacatatatatatatatatatatatatatatatatatatatatatatatacatgtatatatatatatatatatatatatatatatatatatatatatatatatatacacacacacacacacacacacgcacacacacacacacacacacacacacacacacacacacacacacacacacacacatatatatatatatatatatatatatatatatatatatatataatatatatatatatatatatatttatatatatatatatatatatatatatatatatatatatatatatatatatatatacacacacacacacacacacacacacctgtgtgtgtgtgtgtgttgagtatgaGCGACTAATACTCGGAGTTCTGTTTTAAAATGTTCCGGTCTGTGTTTCTCCACCTATTCCTATTTACATATATCCTTAGCTACATGTATATGTCTCCAAAtgtttccattctctttttcataCCTACTTAAATATTCATGAAGGATTCATTTCAAtatttctatgtctctgtctctctgcacaCACCTGATTACTAATGTATAGGAAGGGCAGCTTGGCAccaacctgcacacacacacaaactgacacactcacacacacacacacacacacacacacacacacacacacacacacacacacacacacacacacacacacacatatatatatatatatatatatatatatatattatatatatatatatatatatatatatatatatgtgtgtgtgtgtgtgtgtgtgtgtgtgtgtgtgtgtgtgtgtgtgtgtgtgtgtacgtgtaatcCAGGTAtgtgtagagagacagagacatagaaataACGAGATGAATCCTTCATGAATATTTAAGTAGGTATGAAAAAGAGAGTAGAAATATCAGGAATAGGTGGAGAAACACAGACCGGAACATTCTAAAACAGAACTCCGAGTATTAGTCGCTCATTCAAGAAAACTTTgctaataaaatatagaaatgtcGATACAGCGCGGGAACTCTTGTGTCCTCCGAAAGAAACAACTGATTTCGAAAGTTTTCGGAAAGAATTCCAAGGCGAAGTTCCAACAATAAGTCTGTCGAATGGAATCTTTTAAAGGAAGTTTCCTCTGGTAAACGGCGGAGATGTGTCGTGCGAAggcgtaaatacatacacacaaggcacacacacacacacacacacaaggcacacacacacacacacacacacacacacatagatagatagatagatagatagatagatagatagatggatataaatgtgtgtgtgtgtgtgtgtgtgtgtgtgtgtgtgtgtgtgtgtgtgtctatatgaacacacacacacacacacacacacacacacacacacacacacacacacacacacatatatatatatatatatatatatagtatatatatatatatatatatatatatatatatatatatatatatatatatatatatatatatatatataaacttttttaacagccatttattccactgcaggacataggcctctctcatttcactattggGAAGTCATTTGGTAGTACCAACCTTTGCCGGATTTGATGCGCCTCCTAATCAAACGCGGTTTGGCGCTGTcacttgtgtcacggcggcgacttccactACGACACCTGTGGTTGATATCTCAAGGCAATACGTCGTTTTCTCGTCATAAGGTCGGCCTCGGAGCGTTGCGTTGCCATTCTCATCAGCATTAATACATTTATCGCCACAGTTATTATCTTCGCATATATCAAActtgccattgctattatcagttttatacctattattatcccttattggtattatttttcttagtgttatatactatatatatatatatatatatatatatatatatatatatatatatatatataatagtcacacacacacacacacacacacacacacacacacacacacacacacacacacacacacacacatagatatatatatatatatatatatatatatatatatatatatatatatatatatatatatatatatgtatatatatatatgtatatatatatatatatataaatatatatatatatatatatatatatatatatatatatgtgtgtgtgtgtgtgtgtgtgtgtgtgtgtgtgtgtgtggtgtgtgtgtgtgtggttttatatatatatatatattatatatatatatatatatatatgtatatatatatatatatatatacatatatatgtatatgtccaatAACCTATTAATCATATTTTTGTCGTTATCCTTTCAATCCTTTCAATATTATTCTTTTGCTTTGACTATAGTCAGAATCATATTTGTTATTCCTCTGTTACTGAGTATCATAAAGATAATTAAGTTGTCATTtacttttatctgttttatcattattcaacatttttatttatctttttgctaatttaatgttattttcaccATTGTACATTGAAAGattgttttaagatttttttatcaccattattatcattttattaccatcgttatcactgCAATACTCAAGAATGCTATTGCCATCATTGCCGTTGTCATTTTTGTTGTAATTGATACTAATGATGCTGTCATTATCTtaagaccattattattatgtgtgccatttttttacttgttcattaaaaacaacaacagaaatgcaAGAAAAACTAATTCATACGATAAACAATAACATAAAGATTCAATTAATTTCCTAAAAAACAGCATTCCCCTTTGTTTCGCAACGTCATCCGTCCATCCGTCAATACGACCTCCCGCTCATTTGTTCCATGGTATCCAATTGTATTTTTCCTTGATATCAGGAAAGTCAAACTTGGGCACGTGAACACTCGGCCCCTGTACCACGTTTTGCACCACTACCAGGCCTTTCCCTTGCTGATGCACCGCTTGCGTCTGCAGGGGCTGGAAGAGACGGATGTTTAGTCTTTTATATCATtacctttcatttcatttcactggTATATCATGTGAGGCCAAGAATGTCCGTGAGAATTTATATTAGTGCATATCTGAGAATCTAATTGTACGTCTTTAAACTTTTTTGTCgcgttttatttccctctttaatCGTTTCAGGTCGAGAATGTGAATcgatatcttaatatatatatatatatatatatatatatatatatatatatatatatatatatatatatatatatatatatatatatatataagaatatgtgtgtgtgtttgtctgtgtgtgtgtgtgtgtgtgtgtgtgtgtgtgtgtgtgtgtgtgtgtgtgtgtgtgtgtgtgtgtgtgtgtgtgtgtgtgtgtgtgtttgtgtgtgtgtgaatcgaaTCATACTCCTTTAAACCTATCTCCGACCAGTGATATGATTTCAAAACTAGTcgtaaattaatataaaacgaAATGTGGACCCAAAACTTTAAAGCTAACATCTAGAATTAATAATTGCATTGCTCGTATCACCTTCGTGAGCTTCTTATCGCCGTAGTGAACTGAAGGGCCTTGGATCACGTTCTGAACTGTGACGTCACCCTGACCTTCTTGTAAGACGTGTTGCGTTTGCTGGAAGGAACATTGAATAACTGTTATTCGGGCTGGTTTCTAGCAATGTCTTTCATTGATGTATTAAGAGAAAGAGATCTGAATAAaagttattgattatttttttgtatatttatagggGCCTAAGGCGTATTTCGTTTCAGTTTGTCTTTTTGCTTATCCTGTCCTctcgctgcacacacacacacacacacacatatatatatatataatatatatatatatatatataatatatatatatatatatatatctatgtgtatatatatatatatatctatatatatatatatgtgtgtgtgtgtgtattatatatatatatatatataatattatatatataatattttatatatatattatatatatatatatatttatatatatatatatatatatatatatatatatatatatatatatatatatatgtatatatacatatatgtatatatatatatatatctatatatatatatatatatatatatatatatatatatatatatatatgtgtgtgtgtgtgtgtgtgtgtgtgtgtgtgtgtgtatgtgtgtgtgtgtgtgtgtgtgtgtgtgtgtgtgtgtgtgcgtgtgtgtgtgtgtgtgtgtgtgtgtgtgtatacgggtatatgtatatgtatatatatacatatacatatatatttataaaaaaatatatatacatatatatatatacatatatacatataatatatatatatatatatatatatatatatatatatatatatatatattcatatatatgcatacgtatatatatatatatacatatatatatatatatatatatatatatatatatatgtatatatatatatatatatatatatatatatatatatatatatatatgtgtgtgtgtgtgtgtatgtgtgtgtgtgtgtgtgtgtgggtgtgtgtgtgtgtgtgtgtgtgtgtgtgtgtggtgtgtgtgtgtgtgtgtgtgtgcatacataaaattatatgtatatatatatatatatatatatatatatatatatatattttatatatataatatatatattcatatatatatattatatatatatatatatatatatatatatatatatatttatatttatatatataaacacatatgtatgtgtgtgtttgtatatatacacatatatgtgtgtatatatatacatatatacacataaacatttacTCACACATTCATATCTTTTGGGTGTATGTTATTAATACTGTCTTACCGTAGAGCCTTCTCCGAAGCTGTAGTGGGGTCCTTGGTTGACACTTTGGTACAGGGTTTGGCTGTTCCCCtttttcttgatatcattatCCTGATGGAAATTAATAGTTCATGATGATTAGAATAAATGTTTAAAAGATACATATAGAACTAATAAGAACACTTacgataatataagtaataatgataatgataggaatagatTACAACACACATAATGGTGtgtatacaaaaagaaagaaagaaagaaagaaagaaagaaagaaagaaaaaaaaaaaaaaaaaaaaaaaaaaaaaaaaaaaaaaaaaaaaaaaaaaatatatattatatatatatatatatatatatatatatatatatatatatatatatatacatttatatgtatatatagatagatagatcgatatatagatagatagatagataaagatatagatatagataaagaaatggtaacgataatgacaatattagagagaaaataatgataacaatgatgatgatactactatgtAATTGAAAAGGTGATAGCATTGATAGTAATGCTaaccataatactgataataataaaaagaatgaataacaAGGAAAACATTACTACAaagataattatttcattaataataatgagaaggaggaggaggatcaaagataaaagataattttaaa
The Penaeus monodon isolate SGIC_2016 chromosome 18, NSTDA_Pmon_1, whole genome shotgun sequence genome window above contains:
- the LOC119584196 gene encoding uncharacterized protein LOC119584196 → MRFLVAAFLLVMFAGHVYSNDWDGFFANKQKSLLEYFRKIDNDIKKKGNSQTLYQSVNQGPHYSFGEGSTQTQHVLQEGQGDVTVQNVIQGPSVHYGDKKLTKPLQTQAVHQQGKGLVVVQNVVQGPSVHVPKFDFPDIKEKYNWIPWNK